From Afipia carboxidovorans OM5, one genomic window encodes:
- a CDS encoding DMT family transporter: protein MNQRWDDLAARVAPAVFVVLWSSGFIGTKYAVSGAEPLTFLTIRMSYVSVLLAIIIAIWRPKWPNLREAAHSAVAGLLVHGFYLGGVSIAIYLNVPAGLSALIPGLQPILTSTLANRFLGERVSALQWGGLLLGLAGVLLVLRSRPMTGDLGWGWFATCIALVSITLGTLYQKRFCGRIDWRTGNIIQYVTCAIFYAIGAWLFETRVVNWTAEFILGVSWLVIALSIGSISVLYWLIRRSAATQVASLFYLVPATTAVMAYFLFDEWLDWVGIVGMAICAAGVLLVNKPAKAEPVSPGS from the coding sequence ATGAATCAGAGATGGGACGATCTGGCCGCGCGCGTTGCGCCAGCGGTATTTGTCGTGCTGTGGAGCTCCGGCTTCATCGGCACGAAGTATGCTGTCTCGGGTGCCGAGCCGCTGACCTTTCTCACCATCCGTATGTCTTATGTCTCCGTGCTGCTTGCGATCATCATTGCGATCTGGCGGCCGAAATGGCCGAACCTCCGCGAGGCGGCGCACAGCGCGGTTGCGGGGCTTCTGGTCCACGGCTTTTATCTCGGCGGCGTGTCGATTGCGATCTATCTCAACGTTCCCGCAGGTCTGTCGGCGTTGATCCCCGGTCTGCAGCCGATCCTGACCTCGACGCTTGCCAACCGCTTCCTCGGCGAGCGCGTTTCGGCACTGCAATGGGGCGGGCTTTTGCTCGGCCTCGCCGGCGTACTGTTGGTGTTGCGTTCGCGCCCGATGACGGGCGACCTCGGGTGGGGCTGGTTCGCGACCTGCATAGCGCTCGTCAGCATTACGCTCGGCACGCTTTACCAGAAGCGCTTCTGCGGGCGGATCGACTGGCGCACCGGCAACATCATTCAGTATGTGACCTGCGCGATTTTCTACGCGATCGGCGCGTGGCTGTTCGAGACACGGGTGGTGAACTGGACTGCGGAGTTCATTCTCGGCGTAAGCTGGCTCGTGATCGCATTGTCGATCGGCTCGATCAGTGTGCTGTACTGGCTGATCCGCCGCTCGGCCGCGACGCAGGTTGCGAGCCTGTTTTATCTCGTACCCGCGACGACGGCCGTGATGGCCTATTTCCTGTTCGACGAGTGGCTCGACTGGGTTGGCATTGTCGGCATGGCGATCTGCGCAGCCGGCGTGCTTCTGGTCAACAAACCGGCGAAGGCTGAACCGGTCTCGCCCGGCAGTTAG
- a CDS encoding S-(hydroxymethyl)glutathione dehydrogenase/class III alcohol dehydrogenase, which yields MDVRAALATAPGKPLDIVTVQLEGPREGEVMVEIKATGICHTDEFTLSGADPEGLFPAILGHEGAGIVVDVGPGVTSVKKGDHVIPLYTPECRQCPSCLSRKTNLCTAIRATQGQGLMPDGTSRFSFEGKPVHHYMGTSTFANYTVLPEIAVAKIREDAPFDKVCYIGCGVTTGIGAVINTAKVEQGAKAIVFGLGGIGLNVLQGLRLAGADMIIGVDLNNDRKAWGERFGMTHFVNPKEVGKDLVPYLVDMTKSGADQIGGADYTFDCTGNVTVMRQALESCHRGWGQSIVIGVAPAGAEISTRPFQLVTGRVWKGTAFGGARGRTDVPKIVDWYMQGKIQIDPMITHVMPLTDINKAFDLMKRGESIRGVVTF from the coding sequence ATGGACGTTCGCGCCGCTCTCGCTACCGCCCCCGGCAAGCCGCTGGATATCGTCACCGTGCAGCTCGAAGGCCCGCGCGAAGGCGAAGTGATGGTGGAGATCAAGGCGACCGGCATCTGCCACACCGACGAATTCACGCTGTCAGGCGCCGACCCTGAGGGACTTTTCCCGGCCATTCTCGGCCATGAGGGTGCAGGTATCGTCGTCGATGTCGGCCCCGGCGTCACCAGCGTGAAGAAGGGCGATCACGTCATTCCGCTCTATACACCGGAGTGTCGGCAGTGCCCCTCCTGTCTGTCGCGCAAGACCAACCTCTGCACCGCGATCCGTGCGACGCAGGGTCAGGGCCTGATGCCGGACGGCACATCGCGCTTCTCATTTGAAGGCAAACCGGTGCACCACTACATGGGCACCTCGACATTTGCGAACTACACCGTGCTGCCGGAGATCGCGGTCGCGAAAATCCGCGAGGACGCGCCTTTCGACAAGGTCTGTTATATCGGCTGCGGCGTCACCACCGGCATTGGTGCGGTGATCAACACCGCGAAGGTCGAGCAAGGCGCGAAGGCGATCGTGTTCGGCCTCGGCGGGATCGGCCTTAACGTGCTGCAAGGGCTGCGGCTTGCCGGCGCCGACATGATCATTGGTGTCGATCTCAACAACGACCGCAAGGCGTGGGGCGAGCGTTTCGGCATGACGCATTTCGTCAACCCGAAGGAAGTCGGCAAGGACCTCGTGCCCTACCTCGTCGATATGACAAAGTCCGGTGCGGACCAGATCGGCGGCGCGGACTACACCTTCGATTGCACCGGCAACGTCACGGTGATGCGGCAGGCGCTGGAATCCTGCCACCGCGGCTGGGGCCAATCGATCGTGATCGGGGTGGCACCGGCAGGTGCGGAGATTTCAACGCGCCCATTCCAGCTTGTGACCGGTCGCGTCTGGAAGGGTACTGCTTTCGGCGGTGCGCGCGGCCGCACCGACGTGCCGAAAATCGTCGACTGGTACATGCAGGGCAAGATCCAGATCGATCCGATGATTACTCACGTGATGCCGCTTACCGACATCAACAAGGCGTTCGATCTGATGAAGCGCGGTGAATCGATCCGCGGCGTGGTGACGTTTTAA
- a CDS encoding alpha/beta fold hydrolase: MTQALDQTRRGFLGAAVFAVASASFVARGRAAGEVSAPASQKPLSPLPAAFATPREIKAGVLSVGYVEAGPSDGAPVILLHGWPYDIHSYVDVVPALAARGYRVIVPYLRGYGTTRFLSDQTMRNAEPAALAVDVIDLMDALKIEKAVIGGYDWGARTANIVAALWPQRCKAMVSVSGYLIGSQEAGRMALPPKAELQWWYQFYFATERGRAGYDQYRRDFARLIWETASPQWHFDDATFERSAKAFDNPDHVEISIHNYRWRLGLAEGEARYEAFEKQLAAAPVIIVPTITLEGDANGAPHPEPAAYAKKFTGKYQHRMLKGGVGHNLPQEAPQAFVQAIIDADRL; the protein is encoded by the coding sequence ATGACACAAGCATTGGATCAGACTCGCCGCGGTTTTCTCGGAGCGGCCGTTTTCGCAGTGGCCTCGGCTTCTTTCGTCGCTCGAGGAAGGGCGGCGGGGGAGGTCTCCGCGCCGGCGTCACAAAAGCCGCTGTCGCCGCTTCCGGCAGCATTCGCGACGCCGCGCGAAATCAAGGCGGGCGTTCTCAGTGTCGGCTATGTCGAGGCGGGGCCGTCGGATGGTGCGCCGGTGATTCTTCTGCACGGCTGGCCTTACGACATTCACAGCTATGTTGATGTGGTACCGGCGCTGGCGGCACGAGGTTATCGTGTCATCGTGCCGTATCTGCGCGGCTACGGGACGACGCGCTTCTTATCCGATCAGACGATGCGCAATGCTGAGCCGGCCGCACTGGCCGTCGATGTGATCGATCTGATGGATGCGCTCAAGATCGAGAAGGCCGTGATCGGTGGCTACGATTGGGGCGCGCGCACCGCGAACATCGTCGCGGCACTGTGGCCGCAGCGCTGCAAGGCGATGGTGTCGGTCAGCGGTTATCTGATCGGCAGCCAGGAGGCGGGACGGATGGCGCTGCCACCCAAGGCCGAGTTGCAGTGGTGGTATCAGTTCTACTTTGCAACTGAGCGCGGCCGTGCGGGTTATGATCAATATCGCCGAGACTTTGCGCGGCTGATCTGGGAGACGGCCTCGCCGCAATGGCATTTCGACGATGCGACGTTTGAGCGGAGCGCAAAGGCCTTCGACAATCCCGACCATGTCGAGATTTCGATCCATAATTATCGCTGGCGGCTTGGTCTTGCAGAAGGCGAGGCGAGGTATGAGGCTTTTGAAAAACAACTCGCTGCCGCGCCAGTCATAATCGTGCCGACAATTACGCTCGAGGGCGACGCCAATGGCGCGCCGCATCCGGAGCCTGCAGCTTACGCAAAGAAGTTTACTGGAAAATATCAGCACCGCATGCTCAAGGGCGGTGTCGGCCACAACCTGCCGCAAGAAGCACCGCAGGCATTCGTGCAGGCCATCATCGATGCCGACCGCCTGTAA
- a CDS encoding organic hydroperoxide resistance protein translates to MAKSVEKVLYTAKTHTTGGRAGAAQSSDGRLRIELSPPGSSGAGTNPEQLFAAGWSACFIGAMERAARKLDVKLPRDVAVDAEVDLGTVGEDFQLQARLNVSLPGVDRATAQTIIDAAHQLCPYSRATRGNIVVELSAA, encoded by the coding sequence ATGGCAAAGTCAGTCGAAAAGGTTCTCTACACCGCGAAAACCCACACCACCGGCGGTCGCGCCGGCGCGGCGCAGTCCTCGGACGGACGGCTGCGGATCGAACTGTCGCCACCCGGCAGCAGCGGGGCCGGAACCAATCCCGAGCAATTGTTTGCTGCCGGCTGGTCGGCCTGTTTCATCGGCGCGATGGAACGTGCCGCCCGCAAGCTGGATGTGAAGCTGCCGCGTGATGTTGCAGTCGATGCCGAAGTCGATCTCGGCACCGTGGGAGAGGATTTCCAGCTTCAGGCCCGGCTGAACGTCAGCCTGCCGGGTGTCGATCGTGCCACCGCTCAGACGATCATCGATGCCGCGCATCAGCTTTGCCCATATTCGCGAGCCACCCGCGGCAACATCGTGGTCGAGCTCTCGGCCGCTTGA
- a CDS encoding MarR family winged helix-turn-helix transcriptional regulator codes for MKPAKSTADTLKKAPRLEDFLCFAIYSANLAYGRAYKPILHELGLTYTQYITIVALWEHDSQTVGGLGEKLFLESNTLTPILKKLEQLGYLRRARDPNDERQVTVSLTEAGRRLREKALPLNLVKESGLAPEEFAKMQKGIVALRDNLIKAAQKQRG; via the coding sequence ATGAAACCGGCAAAGTCCACGGCGGACACTCTAAAGAAGGCGCCACGGCTGGAAGACTTCCTCTGCTTTGCGATCTATTCGGCCAATCTCGCCTATGGGCGGGCCTACAAGCCGATCCTGCACGAGCTCGGCCTCACCTACACGCAGTACATCACCATCGTCGCGCTGTGGGAGCACGACAGCCAGACCGTCGGCGGCCTCGGTGAAAAGCTGTTTCTCGAATCCAACACGCTGACACCGATCCTCAAGAAACTCGAGCAGCTCGGCTATCTGCGGCGGGCGCGCGATCCGAACGATGAGCGGCAGGTGACCGTAAGCCTGACGGAGGCCGGGCGGCGCCTGCGCGAAAAGGCCCTGCCCCTCAACCTCGTAAAGGAATCCGGGCTCGCGCCGGAGGAGTTTGCAAAAATGCAGAAAGGCATCGTCGCGCTACGCGACAACCTCATCAAGGCGGCGCAGAAACAACGAGGCTAA
- a CDS encoding PilZ domain-containing protein: MSIFKREARKPRHKIQLGVWLTLDGGFAKRPCTILDLSTSGARLAVSNSGKLGNKLALALTKDVGKLTPCRLVWQRGDEIGVEFVQAS, encoded by the coding sequence GTGTCGATTTTCAAGCGGGAAGCGCGCAAACCGCGCCACAAGATTCAGCTCGGGGTATGGCTCACGCTCGATGGCGGCTTCGCCAAGCGGCCATGCACCATCCTCGATCTCTCAACGTCCGGCGCACGCCTGGCGGTGTCGAACAGCGGCAAGCTCGGTAACAAGCTGGCGCTTGCTTTGACCAAGGACGTCGGCAAGCTCACGCCATGCCGGCTCGTCTGGCAGCGCGGCGACGAGATCGGTGTCGAGTTCGTGCAGGCGAGCTAG
- a CDS encoding CHASE2 domain-containing protein translates to MKRILRLARSFGLFRCLCLGLLVFLLAVRLGDSRVLDELRLRVFDMYQVLQPRPAGEKPVRIVDIDEKSLSELGQWPWPRTYLADLVTRLTDLGAAVVAFDVIFPEADRLSPVAALKTFRSLDEVTREKLSELPDNDRVFAEAVHKSRAVVGESALSTAVSSETSDTTIGIATFGDPKPFLLSYPGLLRNIPILEQAAAGRGVFTIQNERDGIVRRVPLVMEAQGQIRPSLAFEMLRVATGASTILIRASEAGIDSVAIPGFRIATDKNGQFWVRFGRHDPSLYISAADVLRGRVDQAALKDKLVIIGTSSVGLLDIKTTPIDAAMPGVEVHAQILESMLNGEILARPDYALALELIATAVIGILIIMLAPVLSPLVMVGLGAAVLVLLVGSSWLFYTRQGLLIDFTFPLVSSALIYMTLTFANYFKERSQRRRIRSAFGQYLAPALVEELARSPERLVLGGEQRTMTVMFSDVRDFTTIAESYKNDPQGLTRLMNRFLTPLTNTIIAHKGTIDKYMGDAIMAFWNAPLHDDAHEINACAAGLDMLACLKVVNRERKAEAAASGAPYVPIRIGIGLNTGTCVVGNIGSELRFDYSVLGDSVNLASRIEGQCKTYGLPMVIGSRTARAVEGAFAIVEIDVIAVKGKAEPETIYAVLGREKTERYDKAHDSIAAMLRCYRARDWDGALVALEAGRGADSDGVFSEFYRVYEKRILAFRDDPPPEGWNGVFVLETK, encoded by the coding sequence ATGAAGCGAATTTTGCGGCTGGCTCGTTCGTTTGGTCTTTTCCGATGCCTTTGCCTCGGCCTGCTTGTTTTTCTCCTTGCCGTGCGGCTCGGGGACTCGCGCGTGCTGGATGAGCTTCGGCTCCGCGTCTTCGATATGTATCAAGTACTGCAGCCGCGGCCCGCGGGCGAAAAGCCGGTCAGGATCGTCGATATCGACGAGAAGAGCCTCAGCGAACTTGGCCAGTGGCCATGGCCGCGGACTTATCTGGCCGATCTTGTCACCAGGCTCACCGACCTCGGCGCTGCGGTGGTGGCCTTCGACGTCATCTTCCCGGAGGCCGACAGGCTGTCGCCGGTAGCCGCGTTGAAAACCTTCCGCAGTCTCGACGAGGTGACGCGCGAAAAACTGAGCGAGCTTCCCGACAACGATCGTGTCTTTGCGGAAGCGGTTCACAAGTCCCGCGCCGTGGTTGGCGAATCCGCGCTTTCAACGGCTGTTTCGTCCGAGACATCCGACACCACGATCGGGATCGCGACGTTCGGTGATCCGAAGCCGTTCCTTCTGTCCTATCCCGGGCTGCTGCGAAACATTCCTATTCTGGAGCAGGCGGCGGCAGGGCGCGGCGTCTTCACGATCCAGAATGAACGCGACGGAATCGTCCGGCGCGTGCCGCTGGTGATGGAGGCGCAAGGTCAGATCAGGCCATCGCTTGCCTTCGAGATGCTGCGCGTTGCAACGGGCGCGAGCACCATTTTGATCCGCGCGAGCGAGGCTGGCATCGACAGCGTTGCGATTCCGGGCTTCAGGATCGCAACCGACAAGAACGGGCAGTTCTGGGTGCGCTTCGGTCGTCATGATCCGTCACTTTATATCTCCGCGGCTGACGTTCTTCGCGGCCGTGTCGATCAGGCAGCGCTCAAGGACAAGCTGGTGATTATTGGCACGTCCTCGGTCGGCCTGCTGGATATCAAGACGACGCCGATCGATGCAGCGATGCCGGGCGTCGAGGTGCATGCGCAGATTCTCGAAAGCATGCTGAACGGCGAGATTCTTGCGCGTCCCGATTATGCGCTCGCGCTTGAGCTCATTGCTACGGCGGTGATCGGGATTCTGATTATCATGCTCGCGCCGGTTTTGAGCCCGCTCGTGATGGTCGGTCTCGGTGCGGCCGTTCTGGTGTTGCTGGTCGGCTCATCGTGGCTTTTCTATACGCGGCAAGGCCTGCTGATCGATTTCACCTTTCCGCTGGTGTCGAGCGCGCTCATCTACATGACGCTCACCTTCGCGAACTATTTCAAGGAGCGCTCGCAACGCCGCCGGATCAGGTCCGCGTTCGGACAATATCTCGCACCCGCGCTGGTCGAAGAGCTTGCACGCTCGCCGGAGCGGCTGGTGCTCGGCGGCGAGCAGCGCACCATGACGGTCATGTTCAGCGACGTTCGCGACTTCACCACGATCGCAGAGAGTTACAAGAACGATCCGCAAGGTCTGACGCGGCTGATGAATCGCTTTCTCACGCCGCTCACCAATACAATCATCGCACATAAGGGTACGATCGATAAATACATGGGTGATGCCATCATGGCGTTCTGGAATGCGCCGCTCCATGACGATGCCCATGAGATCAACGCCTGCGCGGCCGGGCTCGATATGCTCGCCTGTCTCAAGGTGGTGAATCGCGAGCGCAAGGCTGAAGCCGCGGCAAGCGGCGCGCCTTATGTGCCAATCCGGATCGGCATCGGGCTCAACACCGGCACGTGCGTTGTCGGCAATATCGGCTCGGAGCTGCGCTTCGACTATTCTGTGCTGGGCGACAGCGTCAATCTTGCCTCGCGCATCGAGGGCCAGTGCAAGACCTACGGCTTGCCGATGGTGATCGGCTCCCGTACCGCGCGGGCGGTCGAGGGTGCTTTCGCCATCGTCGAGATCGACGTCATCGCCGTGAAGGGCAAGGCCGAGCCGGAGACGATCTATGCGGTGCTGGGGCGCGAGAAGACGGAGCGGTACGATAAGGCCCACGACAGTATTGCGGCCATGCTTCGTTGCTATCGTGCCCGCGACTGGGACGGCGCGCTTGTCGCGCTTGAAGCAGGGCGGGGTGCGGATTCCGATGGAGTGTTTTCGGAATTCTATCGGGTCTATGAAAAGCGGATCTTAGCGTTCCGCGATGATCCGCCGCCTGAGGGCTGGAACGGTGTTTTCGTCCTCGAGACGAAATAG
- a CDS encoding LysR family transcriptional regulator yields MRRDEIADLAAFVVVAEERSFTKAAARLGMAQSALSQIVRRIEERLGLRLLSRTTRSVAPTDAGERLLATLGPMLHELDSAIASLSELRDRPSGTIRITTVEHAAKTILVPAMKRLLTGNPDVTVEMTIDYGLADVVADRFDAGVRLGGEMAKDMIAMRIGPDIPMAIVGAPDYFRTHPVPASPAQLIDHRAINLRLPTSGTLNSWRLKRGGRDVRVRVEGPLILNTIDLILDAALDGHGLAYLPLDQAQSYLDKGRLVRVLSKFTPDLPGYHLYYPHRRHASSAFTLLVETLRFRA; encoded by the coding sequence ATGCGTCGCGACGAGATTGCCGATCTCGCGGCCTTCGTCGTGGTCGCCGAGGAGCGCAGCTTCACCAAGGCGGCGGCCCGCCTGGGTATGGCGCAATCCGCGCTGAGCCAGATCGTTCGGCGGATCGAGGAACGACTGGGGCTGCGACTGTTATCGCGCACGACGCGCAGCGTGGCGCCGACCGATGCCGGCGAGCGGTTACTCGCGACACTCGGTCCCATGCTGCATGAGCTCGATTCAGCGATCGCCTCACTGAGCGAACTGCGCGATCGACCCTCCGGCACGATCCGGATCACGACCGTCGAACACGCCGCCAAGACTATCCTCGTGCCCGCGATGAAGCGGCTGCTGACCGGCAATCCCGACGTCACGGTGGAGATGACCATCGACTACGGATTGGCAGACGTTGTGGCCGATCGTTTCGACGCCGGCGTTCGTCTCGGCGGCGAGATGGCGAAAGACATGATCGCGATGCGCATCGGTCCCGACATTCCGATGGCGATCGTCGGCGCGCCGGATTACTTCCGCACACATCCCGTTCCGGCATCGCCGGCGCAACTGATCGATCATCGCGCGATCAATCTACGACTGCCGACCTCGGGCACGCTCAATAGCTGGCGGCTGAAGCGCGGCGGCCGCGACGTGCGCGTGCGTGTCGAGGGACCGCTCATCCTCAACACCATCGACCTGATCCTCGATGCCGCGCTCGACGGTCATGGGCTGGCCTATCTGCCGCTGGATCAAGCGCAGAGCTATCTGGATAAAGGCCGGCTGGTGCGGGTACTGAGCAAGTTCACACCCGACCTCCCCGGTTATCACCTCTACTATCCGCACCGCAGGCATGCTTCGTCCGCATTCACGCTACTGGTGGAGACGCTGCGGTTTCGGGCGTGA
- a CDS encoding alpha/beta hydrolase — protein MGKISFANSNNKTIAMSAVIDFPAGFDEKKNYPAIVVSHPGGGVKEQTAGTYAKKLAAQGFVTIAFDRSYQGESGGEPRQLENPYISTEDVSAAIDYLAMLPYIDKDRIGAMGICAGAGYTANAAIQDRRIKAVGTVSAVNIGSMFRNGWENTVRSIDALPLVEAGSNARTSDAEGKGYTTMPLAPLTEKDAPNEELRQAWEYYHTPRAECATAPGVATLRSLNQIITYDAYHMADVYLTQPIQIVAGSIAGSKWMSDDLFDRAASTDKSFHIVDGANHMDLYDGQKFVDEAVSVLAPFFRQKLTGAAVKQAAE, from the coding sequence ATGGGCAAGATCAGCTTCGCCAATTCCAACAACAAGACCATCGCCATGTCGGCTGTGATCGATTTTCCTGCGGGCTTTGACGAGAAGAAGAACTATCCCGCCATCGTCGTCTCGCATCCCGGCGGCGGCGTGAAGGAACAGACCGCGGGCACTTATGCGAAGAAGCTCGCCGCGCAGGGCTTCGTCACCATCGCGTTCGACCGCTCTTACCAGGGCGAGAGTGGCGGCGAGCCGCGCCAGCTTGAAAACCCCTACATCAGCACCGAGGACGTCAGCGCCGCCATCGATTACCTCGCCATGTTGCCTTACATCGACAAGGATCGCATCGGCGCGATGGGCATCTGCGCCGGTGCCGGCTACACCGCCAACGCCGCGATCCAGGATCGCCGCATCAAGGCGGTCGGCACCGTCAGCGCGGTCAATATCGGTTCGATGTTCCGCAACGGCTGGGAGAACACCGTCAGGTCGATCGATGCGCTGCCGCTGGTCGAGGCCGGCTCGAACGCTCGCACCTCGGACGCCGAAGGCAAAGGATACACGACGATGCCGCTCGCGCCGCTGACGGAGAAGGACGCGCCGAACGAGGAATTGCGCCAAGCCTGGGAGTATTACCACACGCCACGCGCCGAATGCGCCACCGCCCCCGGTGTCGCGACGCTACGCAGCCTGAACCAGATCATCACCTACGACGCCTATCACATGGCCGACGTTTATCTGACCCAACCGATCCAGATCGTGGCCGGCAGCATCGCGGGCAGCAAGTGGATGAGCGACGACCTGTTCGATCGCGCCGCCAGCACGGACAAGTCCTTCCACATCGTCGACGGCGCCAACCACATGGATCTCTACGACGGCCAGAAGTTTGTCGATGAAGCGGTGTCGGTGCTTGCGCCGTTCTTCCGGCAGAAACTAACCGGCGCTGCCGTGAAGCAGGCGGCCGAATAA
- a CDS encoding alpha/beta hydrolase, whose amino-acid sequence MKSVQIKNRDMAWHIAANTLLPPNFDEKKQYPAIVSVHPFGSCKEQTSGNVYGKALAEQGFVVIPYDASFQGASGGEPRWIEDPTQRVEDISHVIDYAVTLPYVDADRIGVIGVCGGGGYVLNATLTEKRIKAVVAITPVNIGRLFREGFSSYDPLGALDAMAAQRTKEARGGELQVNELLPASPDVAKANGLTERDVFEATDYYKTPRGQQPGGWTRMLFSHAQNTLGWDAFAFAEMLMTQPMMVVIGERVGAFGAYRDGMEIYGRSTASKDRQIVSLEDWSHYDLYDKPEPVRLALEKLVPFFKTHLGGATAASRSQAAE is encoded by the coding sequence ATGAAATCCGTTCAGATCAAGAACCGGGACATGGCGTGGCATATTGCAGCCAACACCTTGCTTCCTCCGAACTTCGACGAGAAAAAGCAGTATCCAGCGATCGTCAGCGTTCATCCGTTCGGCAGTTGCAAGGAACAGACCTCCGGCAACGTTTACGGCAAGGCGCTCGCCGAGCAGGGCTTTGTCGTCATCCCCTATGACGCGAGCTTCCAGGGCGCATCCGGCGGCGAGCCGCGCTGGATCGAGGACCCGACCCAACGGGTCGAGGATATCAGCCATGTCATCGACTACGCGGTGACGCTGCCCTATGTCGATGCCGACCGGATCGGTGTCATCGGTGTCTGCGGTGGCGGCGGCTATGTACTCAACGCCACGCTCACCGAAAAGCGCATCAAGGCGGTGGTCGCGATCACGCCGGTCAATATCGGCCGCCTGTTTCGCGAGGGTTTCAGCAGTTACGATCCGCTCGGCGCGCTTGATGCGATGGCTGCACAGCGCACTAAAGAAGCGCGCGGCGGCGAGTTGCAGGTCAATGAACTGCTGCCGGCAAGTCCTGACGTCGCGAAAGCGAACGGCTTGACCGAGCGAGACGTATTTGAGGCAACGGATTACTACAAGACGCCGCGCGGCCAACAGCCCGGCGGCTGGACGCGGATGCTGTTCAGCCACGCGCAGAACACGCTGGGCTGGGATGCATTTGCCTTTGCGGAAATGCTGATGACCCAGCCGATGATGGTCGTGATCGGTGAGAGGGTCGGCGCGTTCGGCGCTTATCGCGACGGCATGGAAATCTACGGCCGCTCCACGGCCTCGAAGGACCGCCAGATCGTCTCGCTGGAAGACTGGTCGCACTACGATCTCTACGACAAGCCTGAGCCGGTGCGCCTGGCTCTGGAGAAGCTGGTGCCGTTCTTCAAGACGCATCTCGGCGGCGCGACCGCCGCAAGCCGGTCGCAGGCAGCGGAGTAA
- a CDS encoding SDR family oxidoreductase — MTKLLVLGAGGQIARHAVAMLSSDANIALTLFARSPEKLTQTPANATIVQGDVRDRAKLDEAIKERDIVYANLTGEDLDAQARSVIASMQAMNVKRLIFVLALGIYDEVPGKFGEWNNATIGEELKPFRRAADAIEASKLDYTTLRPAWLTDEDEVDYELTERDAPFKGTVVSRKSVADLIVKVIRSPSLHLRGNLGVNKPGTDGDKPYFM, encoded by the coding sequence ATGACGAAACTTCTTGTTCTGGGTGCCGGCGGTCAGATTGCCCGCCACGCGGTCGCGATGCTGAGTAGCGATGCCAATATCGCGCTGACGCTGTTCGCTCGCAGCCCGGAGAAACTGACGCAAACGCCTGCGAACGCCACGATCGTTCAGGGTGATGTGCGCGACCGCGCGAAGCTCGACGAAGCGATCAAAGAACGGGACATCGTCTACGCCAATCTGACCGGTGAGGATCTCGATGCTCAGGCCAGAAGCGTGATCGCATCGATGCAGGCCATGAATGTGAAGCGGCTGATCTTCGTACTGGCGCTCGGCATCTATGACGAAGTGCCGGGCAAATTCGGCGAGTGGAACAACGCGACCATCGGCGAGGAGCTGAAACCATTCCGTCGCGCCGCCGATGCCATCGAAGCCTCGAAGCTCGATTACACTACCCTGCGCCCTGCCTGGCTCACGGATGAAGACGAGGTCGACTACGAGCTGACCGAGCGTGATGCGCCGTTCAAGGGCACTGTTGTCTCGCGCAAGAGCGTGGCCGACCTGATCGTGAAGGTCATCCGCTCTCCCAGCCTTCATCTGCGCGGCAATCTCGGCGTCAACAAACCGGGGACCGATGGTGACAAACCTTACTTCATGTAG
- a CDS encoding DUF3606 domain-containing protein has protein sequence MIHLVKVADVLAANVGVRAPATIDTNDKTAMTYWAYRLNVSPQDLAAAIEKVGPAVTAVRQHLKT, from the coding sequence ATGATCCATCTCGTGAAGGTTGCCGATGTGCTAGCCGCCAATGTCGGCGTCCGCGCCCCTGCCACCATCGACACGAATGACAAGACCGCGATGACCTATTGGGCCTATCGGCTCAATGTCTCACCGCAGGATCTCGCGGCCGCGATCGAAAAGGTCGGTCCTGCCGTCACCGCCGTGCGGCAACATCTCAAGACCTGA